The genome window CGATTTTTCCAGGGGAACGAAGCCTGTGTCGAAGGGGCTCTTTATGCCGGCCTTAATTTCTTCTCTGGTTATCCGATTACTCCTTCAACCGAAATTGCCGAACTCCTCTCTGGGCGACTTCCGCAAATAGGTGGTAAGTTCATTCAAATGGAGGATGAAATTGCCGCGATGTGTGCCATAATCGGAGCTTCACTTACTGGGAAGAAAGTCATGACTGCCACCAGTGGCCCGGGTTTTTCTTTAAAACAAGAGGCAATCGGTTATGCGTGCATGACAGAAATCCCTTGTGTAATTGCTAATGTTCAAAGAGGAGGACCATCAACGGGTAATCCTACTCATGTCAGCCAGGGAGACATTAATCAGGCTCGCTGGGGAACCCATGGAGACCACTCAATTATCGCCCTGACCGCCTCAAATCATCAGGATGTGTTCAGGATGACCGTGGATGCCTTCAACCTGGCTGAAACCTACCGCACTCCGGTTATTCTCCTTTTTGACGAGGTTATCGGTCATATGCGGGAGAAACTTATCCTTCCAGAGGCAGGGGAGATAGAGATTGTTGATCGGTTAAGGACTTCTGTCGCTAAAGACATTGACTATCACCCGTATCTGCCACGAGAGGACGGTCGGTTGCCAATGTCTGATTTTGGAGGAGAACATCGGTATAATGTTACGGGTCTTTTTCATGACATGTGGGGGTTCCCTTCAAATAATCCCAAAATTGTCAATGGTTTGTTGCGGCATCTTGTTGATAAAATAGAGAATAATGTTCATTCCATTACCCGACATAAAGAACATTACATGGAAAATGCGGACTATATTTTGATCTCTTATGTTTCTTCTGCCAGATCGGCAATCCATATGGCTAAGAACAGAAGAAACAAAGGAGAAAAAATTGGCGTGCTTGAACTCCAATCGCTGTGGCCATTTCCAGGAGATCTGGTTCGGGAGAAATGTGTCAATGCCAAAGCAGTTCTCGTGGTGGAGATGAATATGGGGCAGATAATGGCTCAGGTTAAGGCAGTGGTCTTAAATCCCGACCGGGTTTTTCTTGCCAATCGTATCGACGGAAATCTGATCACGCCTTCAGATATTAAAAAACTTCTTCGGGTTATCCAAGGGAGGGGTGTATAAGATGGAGGTAAAAGATTATTTACGCAAAAGGTTCTTTCCCCACATGTGGTGCCCCGGCTGTGGTCACGGAACTATTCTCAATGCGCTGATTCGTGCTGTTATTCAACTGCAACTGGATAAAAATGAGATTGTCATGGTTTCAGGGATCGGCTGTTCGGCGAGAATCTCCGGCTATGTTGATTTTCATTCCCTCCACACCCTACACGGTCGGGCTCTGGCCTTTGCCACAGGGGTTAAATTGAGTCAGCCGAGGCTGAAGGTTATTGTCCCCATGGGCGATGGCGACGCCCTGGCGATTGGCGGTAACCACTTTATTCACGCGGCTCGCAGAAACATTGACATTACCGCCATTGTTATGAATAACCGAATTTATGGGATGACCGGCGGACAATTTTCTCCTCTTTCCGGGCCTGGAATCAAAGCGACCACTGCCCCATACCGGACAATTGACAAATGTTTCGATGTGGTAGAACTTGCGAAAGCGGCAGGGGCATCATTTGTGGCCCGTTCAACTGCTTATCATGTCAAGGAAACGACGGAACTGCTCAAGAAGGCCATCCTCCATAAAGGTTTTTCGGTGGTAGAAATTTTGTCTCAATGTCCGACCCATTACGGCAGAAAAAACAAGGAAGGTGATGCCGTCAGCATGTTAGAGCTTCAGAAGAATACTACAGCCAAGCTCGAGTCCAAGGCGCTGGAGAAAAACCCCGACCTCATTCCCCGCGGTATATTTGTCGAAAAAGAGCGCCCGGAGTACTGTGAAGAATATGATAAGTTAATCGAGCAAGCGATGAAGGAGGCTACTTGATGAGCAGGTTAAGAATCGTACTTTCCGGCTCTGGGGGGCAGGGAGTGATTACCGCAGCCATTATCCTGGCAGAGGCTGCGGTAATCCATGAGGGCAAAAACGCCACTCAATCCCAGAGTTATGGCGCTGCGGCACGCGGAGGGGCAACTCGCAGTGATATTATCATCTCTGATGATGAAATCAATTTCCCAGAAGTCACACAACCAAATATCCTGGTCTGTTTGACCCAAGAAGCATACACCACCTGTTCACCCATAATCCGTCCAGGGGGAACCTTGCTTGCCGATAGCCGGCTTGTGCACACGACTCGAAACGTTGACGCCAAGCAGATCGAACTGCCGATGCATGAAACAGTCATGACGCAAGTTGGCAATCCGGTGGTATTCAACATTTGCGTCCTTGGGGCGCTGGTCGGTATTCTCAATATCGTACGTCCGGAATCCGTTTTGGCAGCGATAGCCGTTCGGGTACCCGAGAAGTTCCTCGCGATCAACAACCGGGCCTTTGATCTCGGCCTCAATCTTGGAACTCAGCACCGCAGATAATTTTCGATAGCAAGCCGCCGTTATTTTCCTGCCTAACGTTCGGCGTATTCAGAAGGTAATCGTTCACCAGAAGCGTCGAACGTGCGGATTTCACCGAGCTGTAACCGTTTGCCGGGTGCCCCAGATGCGCGAAAGCGGTCTGCGAAGTGTGCTCGTTGCACATGAGCAGGCTGATGACAAGGCAGATGGGGTGCCCGGTGAACGGTTACCTCAGAAGTCCGCTGCGCCCACCAATTATCAAGAACATTTTCCCGAGGTATTTTATGTGGAAATCAAAAGACATCTATTACGTCTCCGACAGTACCGGCATCCTGGCAAACAACCTTGGTCAATCTCTGATCTGCCAATTTCCGGAAATAAGCTTTCATGAGGAGAAATTTCCCTTTATCAAGACTGTCGCTGATGCGCAAAAGACGATTGACTATATCATCAGGCAATCCGTCGGGCGGAGGCCAATTATCTTCAGCACCTTGGTCAGCCCCAAGCTTCGGGCTATTTTCAATCATCCGGAAGTTGAACTGTTTGATGTTTGTGACGTGTTTCTGGAACGGCTTGAACTGTGTCTTGAAGCCAAAGCATTAGGACTTCCCGGTTATTCCCGGCATGCCGACGACGGGAGCATGTCCAAAAGGGTTGAGGCAATTCATTACTGTCTTGGTCATGATGACGGCACCAAGTTTAATGAGTACCATGAAGCCGATGTTATCCTGGTGGGGGTGTCGAGGTCAGGAAAGACGCCGGTAAGCGTTTATCTAGCGACCCACATGGGATTAAAAGCGGCTAATTATCCTTTGACCACCCAAAATCTTGACAATTACTCTCTGCCGGATGGTCTCCGCAGGAATCGAAAAAAAGCAGTGGGGCTCACCATTGGCCCGGAAATCTTGAGTACAATTCGTGAAAAACGTTATCCAAACAGCAACTATGCCAAACGTTCGACTTGCGTACAGGAGCTGCAACAGGCGCAGCAGATTTTTCAAAAATATAGTATTCCAGTTATCAATACCTCTGGGAAATCCATCGAAGAACTTGCCACTCAGATAACTCAGGAAATCGGACTGTCCAAAAAGACTGACGACTTAACCCCGGAAAAATTCACCCTTGCTTCTCGTATAGAAGGACAATAAATTGAGATGCTCAGGGGGGGGAACTGTGGTTCTGGGCTAGAAATTTCTATCGACAAGCCTGCCTCCCCCAAGTATAAGAATGAGGGAAATATTGAGTACTACTGTCGTAAGTGTTCAGATCAATTAGATGATTAGTTCTACTTGGTCACATTATGCCACCAGCGATCAACTGAAACCGTACCCATTTGCGACACGTGGACCAGTTCATGAACAGGGCTATTTAACGAAAATTCATGGGGATATGGGCCGGTTTCACGAATTTGCAGTAGATTTATGTCTAAATCCGACAGGCTCCTAGGGTGAAGGGAAACAGAAAATGGCTGAAAGCAGTCTCATGGCCAATAAATATTGCCAATCTTTCCGCCAGTAAAGCTGTATAGTTATTGAGCGTTAATAAGGAGAAGAATTTATGCGAGACCAAGTACAGTCCGCACTTGACAAGATGCGCCCTACCCTGCAACAGGATGGTGGCGATGTAGTGTTGGTGGATGTGAGCAAGGAAGGGGTAGTCAAGGTGCAGTTAACCGGAGCCTGCAAGGGGTGCCCGATGTCTCAGACAACAATAAAGAACGGGATCGAAAAATTTCTTAAGACCGAAGTTCCCGGGGTAAAAGAGGTTGTTCAAGTGTGAGGCGGAGTTTGTTCTCACCCTGGCAATTAATCATTTGTGGTATTTTGTTCCGGCCAGAATAGTGAACGACCGATAGACTTGCTCCAACAGAATAAGCCGCGCCATTTCGTGGGTAAACGTCATGGCAGAGAGGGAAAGCACAACATCTGACGCCGACAGAACTTCTGATGACAGTCCAAGCGAACCTCCGATGATAAAACTGACGGTGCGCCGATTTTGATCCTGCCATTGCCTGAACAACTCGGCAAACATCTCCGAATCCACCCGCCTGCCGGTTCGATCAAGCGCTACTACCAATGACTTCTGCTCGACCTGCTCCAAGAGATCACGTCCCTCTGTTTCAATTCTCACCGCATCCGCTATCTTTCCTTTGCGTTCCTTGATGATCTTGATCCGTACAGGACAGTACCTGGAAAGACGTTTTTGGAAATCAGCAATACCTTGATTTAGATACTGCTCTCCAGTCGGTCCCAAAAAAATACAATCGATATTCATGGCATCCGCTGTCTTTGATCAGCTACCACCGGCCTTCTCAATTCTGTAGGGAGGGAATTTATGATCTTCCCAATAGCCATCAAGACTTAAGATCCGTAAGTTGTGAACAAAACTCCTCATAACTTATATCCTTGCTAATTCCCGGACACGAGGCGCGAATAGTTTCAAAATTATTTCGATCGAGTAGAATTGCCGGGTGCAGTGGCCACTCGGTACAGCGCCAGGGTTTACCAGGGTGAACGGTGCAGCCGCCATTATAAAAGATGCAATGACCATCCACGATTCGCATCTGGACGACATTATCGTTCTCTCGCAGGTATCTCTCTTTGAGTTCAGCAATCGTTAGCTTCAAATAGGCCGCCATCCGGGTGAGATCCCCGGAATCGAGCGATACTGTGGTCTCGCCGTGACAACAATAACCACATTCTCGGCAATGAAAAATTTTCTTGTCTTCAGGCATTTTTTTGTCCTCAGGGCATTTCTAGTAACCGTTCACCAGGAGCACCGAAACTACAGGTAACCCCGGAACTGTAAACATTCACAGCGCTGCTGAACGTTTACCATTTCTACTCTGATCAGCAAGGGGCTGTGTTGCCTGTTAGCAGTAAAGCATTTCATCCTGACAGGTTACGCCGAGCCAATCTGATCATTAAATAGAACAATATCAATTCCAAAACGCTGGGCAGCCTTGTGCCACTTATCGCGGTCTGGGGTTTCAAAAAGGATGGATTGTTCAGCCGGCAGACTCAACCAACCGTTGACGCCTAATTCCATTTCAAGCTGACCTGGGCCCCATCCAGCGTAGCCTAGTAAAAAAATATAATGAAGAGGGCCTGTTCCTCGAGCTATATCGTGAAGAATCTCTGGGTTACGCGATAGCATAATCCCTTCCCCAACATCTAAGCTGTGTTCACTCATATAATCTGCTGAGTAGAGAAAAAAAGCACACTCTCCATCAACCGGCCCACCGATGTATACAGGCGGCCACTCCCCTTCAACTGCTTCAATATTAGCGCTTTTTAAAATATCGTCCAAGGAGTGAGGACTGGGTTTATTGAACACAAAACCCATAGCGCCATTTTCATCGTGGGAGCAGAGGTAGATGATCTGCTCCTTAAACCTGGGATCTGGCATTTGTGGGGTAGCAAGCAGAAACGTCCCCTTTAACGATTCGATACTGTGATATTCAGACAAAATACCATCTCCCATAAGACATTATCTCACAATGAAACCGTCTATTAGCAAAGGAGATCAAGACAAACAAGATATTTTTACCGAATAGTTCACTTTCCTGTATGTAAACGGTGCTTCTCATCTCTCCCCTCCCAGAAAACGGTATATCACATAATGATAAGAAACGATCGTTACAAAGAGCATTAACATGATTGAGGACAGCAGCACTGCACTTTTTTGAAATCGGCCAATGACGTTATCCAGTCCAAGCCGACCCGGGATTAAACAGACAAGAGCGGAAGCAATTCCAAAAAAACCGGCAGGCAGCATAGTGCCATACATCAAAAAACCGATATACCCGTACTCTGGTTTCAAGATGCAAAATGGGCAGTGATGATATGGCATGGCGTAGACATAGGATGAAAAAACTGTCGTAATCGCCACAAATGAGAGTCCGATAAAACAGAGCCAGAGAACGCCGTTGACCAGCAGCAGCGGCATCATGAGTTTTCTGAATAAAAAATGCCCGCAGGTGGCAAGAAGAGCGGCAAGGCAATAAAAAGCGATGAGTACCTTGTCTTGCGGCACAATCCCCAGCAAATTGCCGTCACTGCCGCCTCCTTCACCAAAAACCACCGCACAGCATGAGGTGATAATGTCGGGCTTGAGGTTGGCAATATAGAGAGTCTGAGTAATCGCATCGACAATCAGTAAGGGCAACAGACAGACCAGGAAGATATATTTTGTCTTAAGTAACGGGTAGCGCTCTGAGCTGATATCGAGATAATGGAGGACAATCCAAAATCCATAAAAGAAAGCCCCTACCAGCTTGAGATACAGCGCCGGCAGTCCAAAGGGGTTGGCTGTCAAAGCACCAGTGGCGCACATCGCGCCACTGATGACCTGACTGAAGTTGTCGGCGGCTGAGGTGAACAGAACTAAAGAAAGAATCTGAAAGCCTAAGGCATACTGAACCAGGGTGGACGAGAGCCAGGTTTCGTTTTCAAGACGTATCTGACGAGGACCGTCACTGGCAGGATCCCAGTAGCGGAGAACGCTAAGGGCTGTTCTGCCGGCAATGCCAACCAGAAACAACGCTGCCAGGCTAAGCAGACATAAGGCGACACTCCAGGGGTTAAGGAACATGAATCATACCCTCGTCGATGGCAACAATCCGTTCCACCGCGGGATGATTGGTGATCAATTGATCGTGAGAGGTCAAGATAATGGTTTTTCCGTTACGTTGAAGATCCTTCATGATTTCCATGAACGCCAGGCTCAAGGCGTGATCCAGATGTGCCGTCGGCTCATCAGCCAAGATAATCGGAGGATCGTTGATCAAAGCCCTGGCAATGGCCACCCGCTGCAACTCTCCTCCAGAAATCTGCAGCGCCGGAAACTGAGCACGATGGCCAATCGACAGCATCTCCATCAATCTCCCAGCCCTCTTATTTCGTTCCACAGGGGCAACCCCCAGAGGCATCAGCGGTAAGGTAATATTTTCTAGTACCGTAAGCGCTGGTAAAATATTGAAATGTTGGAAGATGAACCCGATGGTGTTGCGACGATGAATGGTAAGATATCGATCTGGCATCCTGGAGAGCTGCTGACCAGCAATGGCAGCTCGACCGCTAGTGGGAGGAAAGACGCAGCCGATAATCGAGAGCAATGTGCTCTTGCCGGAACCGCTTGCCCCCTTCAAGCAGGTCATGCTCTTGGCAGCGATAGTAAGATTGATGCTGCGTAACGCTCGAACCTCGTTGGGCTGACCGTGATTGTATACCTTAGTAACATTTTGCAGTTCGATAAGCGCTTCTGTCATGGGTTCCACGGTTAATTCAAGGCAGAATCGGCACGGATGATCGCCGAACGCCAAGCCGGAATGACTGTCGCTGCCAGGTAAGGCACGACGGTCAAGCAGAGGACGAGGATAAACTCGCTTAAATCGACAGACGGGATCAAACGCAAGGCGGGGTGGAGAACCGACCATCCCAACATGATAGGCCTAAAGAGGGTGGCATCGAAGAAAGCGACATGAACATAGGCCAGGGTATATCCCACCAAAAATGCCACCAGAGAGACAATCACCGCCTCCCAGAATCGCAGGGTCAGGATATCTGAGGTCTGCCAGCCGACAATCTTCAGCACACTGATCTCTTTTTTCTCCTCCGGAGTAAGGCCGGACGCCTTGTCCCAGGCAAAGATAATAAAAGAAGTCAGGGCTGTCAGCAGACAGATAGAGGCAAAACCGCTTCTCCAGCCAAAAACCGCCTGATAGGTTTTTTGAACCTGCTCTCTGGTAACCACACGGGTATCAGGGAGCAGTGAGGCTATTTTTTTAGCAATGGTTGATACTTCTTTAGGGTTGGCAACAGTTACGCATAAGTCAGTGACCATATCGTCTGACAGCGCAAAGAGATCTCGCGCATCACCCAGAGGCATGAACAAGGAGTCATAGGTCAAGAGATCGGTCTCTGGTTTGAATGTGCCGACGATGGTGAAAGATTTCAAGGTAAGATCGGGCCGAAATAAAGAGAATAATGAACTTCCTGAGCCAGCCAATGCTGATCTTGCTCCCTCTCCGACAACGGTCTCATGAGTTCCTGGTGAATTTCCTGAGTCAATAGCTCGGCTCAACTGATCACCAAGAGGCATGGCTGATGGATCGAGTCCCAGAATCGTAAAATTGGCGCCGCTGATTTCGTGAAAGTAGTAGCCCCACACTCGGGGAGTGATCGATCGTATCCCGAATATCCCGGTTAGTTTCTCCATATAATTGACCGGGATTGATTCCTGACGTCCCGCTTTCATCTTCTGGATTAAGATTTCCGGGGCATAGGAAAGGCTCTCACCGGCAGCAACGGTAAGCGCCTTGGTGGTCATCTGAAAAGAGGCCAGAAGAAAGATAACAGCCGCAAAAACGACCATAACCCCCAGAGATTTATAGCGTCTTCTCCAGATGGCAGATAGGGAGTAATCAATAATATTAAGTTGCTTGGAAAACACGATTTACCGTTTTGAAATTGGCTCGGCCCAGAAGGAACCGGAAGGGAAATGTTCAATAGCGCCAGGATGATCCATAAACGGCACTACCATGTCGGTTACAGCAGGATGGCGGGTGTATCTCGCTTCAGTGGCAAGACTTAAGTCGGTCAGGCCTAGGGCCGAAACGACAACTTGGCGAGTCGTGGCATCAGTTTTGTGCTGTGCGGTCCGGGATTGCCAGTGACCGAGCAAGATGACATCGGTCATCAACAGGGCAGCAAGAAATAAGAGGAAAACAGCAATTGGACGCATTGATTATTTGTAATCGTTCACCAGAAGCGTTGAACGTGCGGATTTCACAGGGCTGTAACCGTTTACCGGGCCCCCAGATGCGCGATTTATATTGACCCGCTTCGTCGGGCAATAAAACGGTCTGCGAAGTGTGCTAGTTGCACATGAGCAGGCCGTTGACAAAGCAGATGGGGGCCCGGTAAACGGTTACGATTATTTCATCGTCTGGCCAGAACGCATGGACTCTACCAGGTCAGCTGTAATCTCGGTGAAAGGAAGTATCTTTTTCCCCTGATGATCCTTGCTGAAGGCCTCAGCCGCCTCTTTGGTGGCGAAGGGAATAAATTCTGAGCCCATCGGGCCAGTTGTGTCACTGCCCACCACAAAGAACGCCTTTTTGCCATCGACTGAAGTCAGTGTGTAGTAGTCTTTAACGAGATACTCGTTAGGTGTTGTCCCGGCGTCAGCGCCATATTTCTGGGGGGAAAACGAAAAGGCCATCATATCCTTGACCCCATCAAAATACTTACTGGAGCCATCACTCATGATGATCTGACAGACCCATTCGGGATATTTTGCGACAAACATTCCGCACACAGAACACCGAGTACCTTTATCCAAGCCCTTAATGTCAATGGCAAAGGCTAGGTCTATGGCACAAACAGACAACAACAAGGTCAACATAATCCGGGGCAGGGAGGTCTTCATGGATAGGTCTCCAATAGTGAGTACTGGTGGATGAGCTAGGCTTAACCACCAATTGTTAAACTGTCTTGATTAAGCTACTCAAAAAATGACAGCAACAGAGAATCTAATTGTTCTTTGCTTACCCCGCCGAGGATGGCGCCGATAATCTTGTGCTCAGGATTTAAGACAACCGTTTGGGGGACAATTTGAATCCGGTATTGATCAGCAATCTTTCGCTCAGGATCAAGGACAACGGAAAAGGTGATTCCTAAATCACTCACGAATTTTTCTACATCATCAGGACGTGGAGCTGTATTAACATAAATCACCCCCAGACCCTTGTCTCGATATTTCTGGTAATACTCATTAAAAACCGCTGTATCTGCCCGACAATACTTGCAGTCGGGAAGAAAGAAACGAATAACAACTGGCTTGTTCTGATATGTGTCAAGGGTTACCATCTCCCCGTGAAGATCGGGGACACTAAAAATCGGGGCTGGATCTCCCATCTTGAGAGGCTTTGCCACATCATTGCCGCAACCGGAAAAAATCATCCCCACGATCCCCAGCAACACGAGTATGCCGATACGCCCGGCTATTTCTTGGGTTTTCTTCATGATGCGTGTAAAGCCTCCATCGGAATTTTGTTAATAAACCACGGGAAGATTGGCCTTCTTCCAAGCATCTATTCCACCCTGGAGATTATAGATTTCCTTGTAACCCTTTTGAGACAGGATCTGCATGGCTGCGTAACTCCGGCCACCAACCGCACAGATCATGAGTATGGGACGATCCTTGGGGATTGAGTAATTCCCCTTCATGATATCCCAGAAAGGGATCAGCGTCGAATCAACAATTTTCCCTTCTCGAAGTTCCTGCGGCGAGCGGACATCGATGATCAGCAGGTCTTTTTTGTTTTGTATCAACTCCATGATCTGGGCAGGAGGCAAGGAGACGTAGGTTGAGGATTGTGACTCCCCCGATGCAGTAACAGTGTCCGTCTTAGCATCTGTCTGACTGGGGTTATTGGAACATGCCGCCAGCAATAAAACCAACAGTACAACAAATTTATTCTTCATACCTGACTCCGATTACTATTTAAGGGTGTTGAAAACAATGATGGTCTCGCAAAAAGTCACGGGATG of Desulfobulbaceae bacterium contains these proteins:
- a CDS encoding 2-oxoacid:acceptor oxidoreductase subunit alpha produces the protein RFFQGNEACVEGALYAGLNFFSGYPITPSTEIAELLSGRLPQIGGKFIQMEDEIAAMCAIIGASLTGKKVMTATSGPGFSLKQEAIGYACMTEIPCVIANVQRGGPSTGNPTHVSQGDINQARWGTHGDHSIIALTASNHQDVFRMTVDAFNLAETYRTPVILLFDEVIGHMREKLILPEAGEIEIVDRLRTSVAKDIDYHPYLPREDGRLPMSDFGGEHRYNVTGLFHDMWGFPSNNPKIVNGLLRHLVDKIENNVHSITRHKEHYMENADYILISYVSSARSAIHMAKNRRNKGEKIGVLELQSLWPFPGDLVREKCVNAKAVLVVEMNMGQIMAQVKAVVLNPDRVFLANRIDGNLITPSDIKKLLRVIQGRGV
- a CDS encoding 2-oxoacid:ferredoxin oxidoreductase subunit beta — its product is MEVKDYLRKRFFPHMWCPGCGHGTILNALIRAVIQLQLDKNEIVMVSGIGCSARISGYVDFHSLHTLHGRALAFATGVKLSQPRLKVIVPMGDGDALAIGGNHFIHAARRNIDITAIVMNNRIYGMTGGQFSPLSGPGIKATTAPYRTIDKCFDVVELAKAAGASFVARSTAYHVKETTELLKKAILHKGFSVVEILSQCPTHYGRKNKEGDAVSMLELQKNTTAKLESKALEKNPDLIPRGIFVEKERPEYCEEYDKLIEQAMKEAT
- a CDS encoding 2-oxoacid:ferredoxin oxidoreductase subunit gamma encodes the protein MSRLRIVLSGSGGQGVITAAIILAEAAVIHEGKNATQSQSYGAAARGGATRSDIIISDDEINFPEVTQPNILVCLTQEAYTTCSPIIRPGGTLLADSRLVHTTRNVDAKQIELPMHETVMTQVGNPVVFNICVLGALVGILNIVRPESVLAAIAVRVPEKFLAINNRAFDLGLNLGTQHRR
- a CDS encoding kinase/pyrophosphorylase, whose amino-acid sequence is MWKSKDIYYVSDSTGILANNLGQSLICQFPEISFHEEKFPFIKTVADAQKTIDYIIRQSVGRRPIIFSTLVSPKLRAIFNHPEVELFDVCDVFLERLELCLEAKALGLPGYSRHADDGSMSKRVEAIHYCLGHDDGTKFNEYHEADVILVGVSRSGKTPVSVYLATHMGLKAANYPLTTQNLDNYSLPDGLRRNRKKAVGLTIGPEILSTIREKRYPNSNYAKRSTCVQELQQAQQIFQKYSIPVINTSGKSIEELATQITQEIGLSKKTDDLTPEKFTLASRIEGQ
- a CDS encoding NifU family protein codes for the protein MRDQVQSALDKMRPTLQQDGGDVVLVDVSKEGVVKVQLTGACKGCPMSQTTIKNGIEKFLKTEVPGVKEVVQV
- a CDS encoding 23S rRNA (pseudouridine(1915)-N(3))-methyltransferase RlmH, translating into MNIDCIFLGPTGEQYLNQGIADFQKRLSRYCPVRIKIIKERKGKIADAVRIETEGRDLLEQVEQKSLVVALDRTGRRVDSEMFAELFRQWQDQNRRTVSFIIGGSLGLSSEVLSASDVVLSLSAMTFTHEMARLILLEQVYRSFTILAGTKYHK
- a CDS encoding YkgJ family cysteine cluster protein gives rise to the protein MPEDKKIFHCRECGYCCHGETTVSLDSGDLTRMAAYLKLTIAELKERYLRENDNVVQMRIVDGHCIFYNGGCTVHPGKPWRCTEWPLHPAILLDRNNFETIRASCPGISKDISYEEFCSQLTDLKS
- a CDS encoding YqgE/AlgH family protein, which codes for MESLKGTFLLATPQMPDPRFKEQIIYLCSHDENGAMGFVFNKPSPHSLDDILKSANIEAVEGEWPPVYIGGPVDGECAFFLYSADYMSEHSLDVGEGIMLSRNPEILHDIARGTGPLHYIFLLGYAGWGPGQLEMELGVNGWLSLPAEQSILFETPDRDKWHKAAQRFGIDIVLFNDQIGSA
- a CDS encoding ABC transporter ATP-binding protein; its protein translation is MTEALIELQNVTKVYNHGQPNEVRALRSINLTIAAKSMTCLKGASGSGKSTLLSIIGCVFPPTSGRAAIAGQQLSRMPDRYLTIHRRNTIGFIFQHFNILPALTVLENITLPLMPLGVAPVERNKRAGRLMEMLSIGHRAQFPALQISGGELQRVAIARALINDPPIILADEPTAHLDHALSLAFMEIMKDLQRNGKTIILTSHDQLITNHPAVERIVAIDEGMIHVP
- a CDS encoding FtsX-like permease family protein, yielding MVVFAAVIFLLASFQMTTKALTVAAGESLSYAPEILIQKMKAGRQESIPVNYMEKLTGIFGIRSITPRVWGYYFHEISGANFTILGLDPSAMPLGDQLSRAIDSGNSPGTHETVVGEGARSALAGSGSSLFSLFRPDLTLKSFTIVGTFKPETDLLTYDSLFMPLGDARDLFALSDDMVTDLCVTVANPKEVSTIAKKIASLLPDTRVVTREQVQKTYQAVFGWRSGFASICLLTALTSFIIFAWDKASGLTPEEKKEISVLKIVGWQTSDILTLRFWEAVIVSLVAFLVGYTLAYVHVAFFDATLFRPIMLGWSVLHPALRLIPSVDLSEFILVLCLTVVPYLAATVIPAWRSAIIRADSALN
- a CDS encoding TlpA family protein disulfide reductase; the encoded protein is MKKTQEIAGRIGILVLLGIVGMIFSGCGNDVAKPLKMGDPAPIFSVPDLHGEMVTLDTYQNKPVVIRFFLPDCKYCRADTAVFNEYYQKYRDKGLGVIYVNTAPRPDDVEKFVSDLGITFSVVLDPERKIADQYRIQIVPQTVVLNPEHKIIGAILGGVSKEQLDSLLLSFFE
- a CDS encoding rhodanese-like domain-containing protein; translated protein: MKNKFVVLLVLLLAACSNNPSQTDAKTDTVTASGESQSSTYVSLPPAQIMELIQNKKDLLIIDVRSPQELREGKIVDSTLIPFWDIMKGNYSIPKDRPILMICAVGGRSYAAMQILSQKGYKEIYNLQGGIDAWKKANLPVVY